A window of Desulfobacterales bacterium genomic DNA:
GGGATGACCCAGAGTCCGGTGGCCAGGGCGGTGAGCACGGTGAAGTTAAAGACGATCACCAGGGGGAAGTCAGTGGCATTGAGGCGCCGGACCATGATATGGGCCAGGGCCGAGAAAAAGGCCGCGCCCAGGGCGGCAAAAGCGGCCAGGGACCAGGACGCGCCGGGCCGCATGATTAAAAAAACGCCGACAATGCCGGTACCGATGGCCACCCAGGCCGAGCGCGGGGTTTTCTCGTTAATCAGGAGCGGCGCCAGCAACGAGAGGATAAGCGGCTGGGACCGGCCGATAAAGATGCAGTCGGCCAGGGGCATATGGGTCAGGGCATAAAAAAAGCCGAACATGGCGGTCATGCCGCAGGCGCTGCGCAGGAGAATGGTTTTTTTTGCCTGCACCATCAGGGGCCGCTTGCGGACCCGGATGATCAGCAGGAGGATCGGTATTGAGAGCAGGCAGCGCAGGAATACCAGCTCGGCCAGGGGGATACCGGTGCCCGCGCCCTTGATCAGGGCGGACATGGTG
This region includes:
- a CDS encoding DMT family transporter, with translation MGIFFMLLASTSFATMSALIKGAGTGIPLAELVFLRCLLSIPILLLIIRVRKRPLMVQAKKTILLRSACGMTAMFGFFYALTHMPLADCIFIGRSQPLILSLLAPLLINEKTPRSAWVAIGTGIVGVFLIMRPGASWSLAAFAALGAAFFSALAHIMVRRLNATDFPLVIVFNFTVLTALATGLWVIPRFVMPAAGLWPFIIGIALFASLGQLFMTLAYQRDRAPVVASSSYASVVLAVFYGYFFWGEIPGPTAWLGGGLIIFGGILLIKNRLRINEPPSPAAS